From the Cololabis saira isolate AMF1-May2022 chromosome 13, fColSai1.1, whole genome shotgun sequence genome, the window GGTCGGTGACCAGACAAGATCTTATCTCGTAGTCATATTTCCAGTCGTCACTTTGCCCAATTATTTGAAAAGCCACTgaaaaaacatgtatttttccTCAAATGTTTGTAATTCCTGAATATCAAATGCCACGTTTCTGTGAAATATCTTAAACTACAGCTAAAAGTTAACACTTTATTACACTTTGATTGTTTTGTGGAGTATAAAATCGTGAAAAAACGGTTATTATCCAAATACTTCCAAACATAACCGAGTCAAGTATTATGTATTTAGCAAAAGCAACAAAACAGCGACGAAGagtagaattattattattattattattattattattattattattattattattattattattattattattattattattgttgttgatatATTGCTTCACATTAAAACGTCAATAGTCTGCTGCAGACTTAACTTTATTTTGCGTAAATGCTCCTAATTAGACTCGTGAGTCCCCGGAGCGTGCGTGCACCGCCGCGGGGATGTGAAGTGTTTCTGCAGGAAACTCTCCTCCTCCGTGCATCTCCCTCCTCCGTGCATCTCCCTCCGTGCATCTCCCTCCGTGCATCTCCCTCCGTGCATCTCCGTCCGTGCATCTCCCTCCGTGCAGCTCGGCTGCTCCGTCACTAGAGGGGGGATCTGCCGCACCTGTTCTCTGCTCGGCCGGGCAGAGGCTTCTATAGGAGCATGAGTGCGCGGCCGTGGGCTCCTCCCATTGGCCCGCCGCCCCTCGGAGTGGGAGGGTCTGGaagagggggtgggggtggggggcagCTGCTCTTATAAGTGCCTGCCTCCCAGCGCCTCCGTGACACTGCGTGGTTTCACCGTGAGGCTCTCAGAGGCAGAAACAAGGCAGTCAGAGACAAAACAAACCGGAATTTATCACCTCCTGCAGTGTgggtttcacacacacacatcccggCAGTGGGGTCACCGGCCGACCCGGAGAGAGGGGGGGACACTGGGGGACCAGCATCAGACCTGCAAGTTCACCTCACATTCAGATGAACTTTGAGAGAGACGCTTCCATCCTCGCCGGGATTCCTGCAGGAACTACCGGCGCAGCTTTACGCGCAGCTTTACGCACGACGCGCCTGCACGAACTTCCACTGCGGGCCCTGCAGCCCGTGACCTCCGGGATGCTGGGAATATCTTCACCAGGCACCGAGGGGAGCTGTTTCCTCTGAGTGCAGGGACTAGTGCGCTTGCAGAGGTGAAGCGAGGACAAGACGGCTTGTCCAAATCCAGCGGGCTCGAGTTTCATCCGCGCCGCGGGGGCTCCTGGGATCAGATCTGACCTGGAATAAGTTGTCAACAAGAGCGGGCGAGCGGAGCTGGCAGGTGGACAAGTTAATTTACATGCACATCCACGTCCCTATATATAGAAGTCTTCTCAGGACCGAGCAGCCTTAATATATTAAGGTTCCCCTCCCACAGCCCCCTGCACGCACGCACCGGGGGCGTGTGCGTgcgcctatatatatataccccgTGCAGGCTCGGGTCCCTCCTCGCAACCTGTATCCGAGAGGGCGTCCCGCGGCCGGCCTGGGTGTGAGGGGAGTCGGCGCATGGACTGACATGGCCGCAGACCTCGCCATGAGCGCGGAGCTGCCCAGCAGCCCGCTGGCCATCGAGTACGTCAACGACTTCGACCTGATGAAGTTCGAGGTGAAGAAGGAGCCGCCGGAGGCCGAGCGCTACTGCCACCGCCTCCCGTCCGGGTCCCTGTCCTCCACGCCCATCAGCACCCCGTGCTCCTCCGTGCCGTCCTCGCCCAGCTTCTGCGCGCCGAGCCCGGGCGCGCAGCCGGGCCAGGGGGGCGCGCCCCCCGGCGGAGGCTCCGGGGGGGGAACCAGCACCACCAGCAGCGGAAACAACAACcacggaggcagcggggggaagCCGCAGCTGGAGGACCTGTACTGGATCCCCAGCTACCAGCACCACATCAACCCGGAGGCGCTGCAGCTGACGCCCGAGGACGCGGTGGAGGCCCTGATCGGGAACgcgcaccaccaccaccaccaccaggccTACGAGGGCTTCCGCGGGCAGCAGTACGTGCACGGGGAGGACCTGTCTGCGGCCTCGGGGGGGGCGCACCCGCACccgcaccaccaccaccacgggcaccaccaccaccaccacggcCACGGCCACGGGCACCACGTCCGCCTGGAGGACCGCTTCTCGGACGAGCAGCTGGTCAGCATGACGGTGCGGGAGCTGAACCGGCAGCTGCGCGGCTTCAGCAAGGAGGAGGTGATCCGCCTCAAGCAGAAGCGGCGCACGCTCAAGAACCGCGGGTACGCGCAGTCGTGCCGCTTCAAGCGGGTGCAGCAGAGGCACATGCTGGAGACGGAGAAGTGCAGCCTGCAGAACCAGGTGGAGCAGCTGAAGCAGGACGTGGCGCGCCTCGCCAAGGAGCGAGACCTGTACAAGGAGAAGTACGAGAAGCTGGCCGGCCGCGGCTTCGGCGGGGGCGCACGGGACCCGGCCGGGAAGCAGGCCAACCCCGACTTCTTCATGTGAGAGACTCGGACTGACtgattcccccccccccccccccccctccatgcCCGGACCACCTCCTCCTCGCCTCCACCCAggttccttttttttgtgttttgtttacaGCTTTTCCCCTCGACGGTGGACACTTTGGTGTGCGTAAAACGTCTGCGAGTCTTATACCGGCGGCTGAACTGGTGCGACTCACAACTGGGATCACTTTCTTTCTCCTGTCAGAAGTCTTACAGACTGTCTTAACTGAGAGGAAGCACTGATTTTTGTCTTAAAAACGAGGCAGAGGAGGATTTTTTTAAAGCCTGAGACTGAGTGAACTGGAACTGAACTCTCCGAGCTCCAGAAAGCTCAAAAAGACTGTTTGTGTTCAAGAAGGACGCGCTTTCAATAATGCAAGtgtactaacccccccccccccccccacccccttcctTATATGCAACCCTGCATGCAGGACATGTATGGTACCCCGTCCCCTCCCCTCCCGCCATCCCCCCCAGAATCCATCCTTCTACATGTAAGGAAAGCAcggtcctcttcctcctcctcctcctcctcctcctctggccgGTAAGGCCTGGGTGAATTGCGTAAAAGCCAGAAAAACAACCCCCCTCCCAGCCCCTCGGAAAAGGTGCAAACATTGCGgactaaaatgcaaaaaaaaaaacaatctgctCCACAGCGAAAACTGGTCTTTAACTGCTATTTTCAATCAattctttttctattgttttaaaaaagaaaaaaacgacaaaaaaaGAGATGAACTGAGCCAGATTTTAGACTGTATTTATTTCCACGTGTACATAAAATGTgtagagaggaagaaaaaaaacagcgtactgtgtttattttctctctttttaaaagCTTTTGTTGCTTGGATTATTCGAAATGTCTTAATACAAATGTTTGTATGTTACAGCATGCAAATTGTCTATGATATCCTGCTCCTATGAACCTGTCATGAAGGCTGTTGCACTGAGAGAAGACATCAAACTGGACGACAGTTCCGTTTTTAAACCCTGTGATCTGGTTGAAAACGTGGATGTAAATTTGGACAAGGACTGCATTCGCTGCTAAAACTCTATGCACCGATCTGATGATTAAgaactttgtttctttttatttttcttccctttctttCTCCCGTCGGGCCTGCGGGGTTTTCTGCAGCCCGGCGTCTTAAAGCCGCTTCAGATGGTCAGGAATCTGAGGCTCAGCTCATTGTTTCTCGGAGCAACTCGGTGCATTTTTCTGTCCAGAACAAACCCCTGCGATATGTGCAATATTTTTGCAGAAGTGTCCGAAAAATCGGCCTGCAGACCACAAATGTGTAATAAACAAGGCACAGGCGACGCGCTCCGAGACCAGAGACTATTATTCGCTTTTTAAAAATTTGTGTCATAATTGAGGaaaaattaaagtaaaaaaaatatataataaaaacaattattATTTCCAACAAACAATATAAACGCAACCTTTTTAAATTAAGACGTTAAATAATTTCTCTTcccttttttcgtttttttttaaactccatATTTTCTTAATTAAAAGCAGCATCTTGAAAGTGAATTTCAGCAAACTTCTGCACAGTGCTGTAAGTGTATATCTGTACATATAATTTCTATATTTATTCAATGATCGTGTCCTGATGTGTCAACAAGTGAAACCCTACAAAGTGGAACGTTGTTGAGAATCTTGTTTTCATAATGTTTAATAAAAAGTCCTGTCCCAAACGTgtcgggctgctgctgctctcatTGCCGCGGAGCGCGTGTTTATTCTGGAGACAACAACCAACACAAACTGGCTTCCTGTTATTCAATTATTTAGGTCGGActgtcagaaaaagaaaaaaaaaaccgctGCTGGTCTATTTTAGGCCGAACTTTGCCTCGAACAGTCGAGCTGCttaaatgattttattttcctGAAACCCCACAATGGTTTGGTTTAAACCTTCACCTGCGCGCGTCACTGATTAGTCTCAGGTGTAAAAACTGGGATTTACAAGTTATGATGTGTTAAAAAGAAACGAAATTCTCAATAAATTTGACTGAATAACTAACATTACATGTTAGTAAAATTggcaaaaatacaacaaaatcgtgtggtttattattctaataataataataattattattattgttattactgCGCGTTAATTAATGcgcaatcctttttttttattctgtcgtTGCGTCATCAGATTTAATTCCCACCttgtgtgtctttttttgtttgttttcacatttTTCCTGGTTATTTTTCCTCCTGTAGAGTTTTTCCGGGAGGAGCGGAGGAGGTTTCCAGCGGGACGTCGGCTGGAATCAGCTctcatcatctcctccatcacGCATATGCTGCGTGGGTTTGATCACGCGGACGCACGGACGGATGCAGCAGCGCAGCGAGGTGAGGTGAGCATCCACCCCAGTTTATCTGTGGGGTAAACTCTGCATGACACCCATAAGTGCGTCCACGTGTCGGGATGGAGATGCCACCGCGCTGGTGTTGATGTGACACCCCCCCAGGGCCcgtgggtgggggtgggggtgggggggggggggtcgctgCCACTTCAAACACGTCCCTAAGTGTCCGTGAACGAGCGTGGGATTGAAGCAGGgcgcgcgtgcgcgtgcgtggTTGGAGGTCACTATTAGAGCGGTGCGCGTGCCCGCGCCACATCCAGCCTGTTGCTATGACGCCACTTTTCTCTGATCATCCTGATTGATTAACGAATCTTTCAGATTCTTGTGAATCTTTGAGTGtcgctgtgttttattttggctTTTGGTTGAGAGGAAGAGGCAAGATGAGACATTTAGAcgtgtttcattttatttctaacAGATTTTCTGGTTAATTCTCACtctttagaatcagaatcagaaaagggtttattgccaagtttgttaaacacacacaaggaatttgttgtggtgattggtgcaatacaatacaaatataaaagccaatatataagagataaaatgtataaacagaaatgtacaatatgaggtttttaaagtgcctgatatgagtctgtacaaaagtgacttaggatgtgcgttaatgtgacgcattaggtcaggattggagtctttacgttaatgtaacgtagagtgggatgggaggcagtccgtggtagacgggggagagggggcaccggggccttgttgatgaggacggctgcagacgggaaaaaactgtttttgtggcgtgaggttttggtcctgatggagcgcagcctcctgccagagggaagagtctggaacagtttgtgtccggggtgagAGGGGTCGGCCGGCATCTTTCCTGcaccttcagggtcctggaggctgcaggtcctggagagatggaagattgcagccaatcacctctgcagagcggatgatgATACGCTTATGAATtatattcatgtttattttctatGAAAGGTATACCCCAAATAGAGCTGTAGCAGGGTTTGTCCTTCCCTGCAAACATCTGCGTTggacatttaattaaaaatatgaattaaaattaaatctgagcTCAGCTCTGAGGGACTGGACGTCTTTTGCTGCAGAATCATTTAGTTCTGAGCATCGTGGGATCTTTTCTTGGGTTTTCACGGTCCAGGAAGGAGCCAGCTGATGAAAGGCATCTGGACTTGTGTTCTTGTGAAGTCGTTAAGCGTCAACTTTAGCTGAAGTCTTGGTCCagtacaaataaaacattcaaatagttgtattgtgttcattatgtcttcagattgatattctatgtttctttttttccagacaTGGTCTTTGACattgtctgaaaaaaagaaacatagaataaaacattcaaatctCTCCTTTTATCCAGCAGGCAGCAGACGTGGTGGAGAAGGTTCCCGATGAAGAACTTACCGCAGGTTTATGTGCCAGGAACACTCAGGAAAAGGTTCAGGTGTTGTTGGTTCAACCGCTCCAGGAGTAAAAGTGGGACAGTTTATTATTCTTGTGTAACGGAAAGCAGTTTTAGGAAATCTTTGTGTTTAAATGTTTGTGTTGACCAGAACTTTATTTATGACATGGCTGAAATAGAAGTGGACTGTAAATGCTCGGCTGGGCCGATCAGAGCGACGGGGGAGAAAGGGGGAGAAGGGAGGCCAGGCAGGTGGAGGAGAGGAGTCTGCAGCTCTgagagacggaggaggaggaagagaccgGCTCTTCTCTGAGGGTCGGAGGCAGGAAGCAGAGCTGGCGAGccggagaggaagagaggaagagaagtcCAGATTATGGGAGGATTAATGAGCAGCAGAGGAGATGCAGggatgaaggaggaggagatgaaccaggaggaggaggaggtcagtgatgaGTGCTAGGAGAAGACATTGTTTGTTATTCTTTTCCACGACCAAGTACTTTCatttttgactattttctcacGTTTAATGTTTCTGAACGTCTAAAATCTCGTAGTTCAGCTGTGACATCATCATCACGAACCCGGAGCACTCGGGAAGCAGCCtgagacttttccactgaactGAACATGATTCTAACAGTTAAACCAACTAAACTACATATTTGAGTCCACATCCACTAATAAAAACCTTTATTAGTTATTTATCCGTTATTATGACCTCTTAAACACTTTTAAACGCCCCTCTGATCTGAACGTCCACCgttcctccttctctctccagctccACACACGTGTTTATTTGCTgaggctttattttttattggtgaaacGTTCAACGTTCAGCTCACTTCAAATTCTAATTTTCTCTTAATTCCCCCCCATCACCCCCCCATCTCTCCCTCCTCTCAGCCTCTCCAtcactctcctcttcctccagcttcTGCTGACTCAGAGGAAAACAGCGTGACAGCCGTCACCTCGCCGGGAgtcggagtgtgtgtgtgtttctgacaCACACGGAGACTGGTGGAATGCAGTGGATGGAGGAGGCatgttcagtgtgtgtgtgtgtgtgtgtgtgtgtgtgtgtgtgtgtgtgtgtgtgtgtgtgtgtgtgtgtgtgtgagagagtgtgagagagtgtgagaGAGTGAAGTAGAGAGAGATATCACCATGACTACACCAAGTCTGAGGGCTTTTCTTTCTATAAATCAGGCCGGAGTCCATCTGAGCTGAAACAAGGAGAGTGAAgagggatgtgtgtgtgtgtgtgtgtgtgtgtgtgtgtgtgtgtgtgtgtgtgtgtgtgtgtgtgtgtgtgtgtgtgtgtgtgtgtgtgtgtgtgtatctggcgtctggagctgctgctgctgagattTAACACAGTCAGCGTCTCCTCGGCTCAGCTTACCTACAgtatacctacacacacacacacacacacacacacacacacacacacacacacacacacacacacacacacacacacagctgactGACAGTGACCTCAGCCGCCACATTCGTCCCGTTATTGTTCCTCCAGCCGCGCTGCAGTCGGGCGTCTTTACGTTTTATTCACTTGTTTGTTTCAATAATAACTCTGTGAATATGCTGAAGCGTCCCGCCGTCAGCTCGGGGGGTGAAGCTCCTCGCAGACGTTTTTTGGTTGGCGTTCTGCCGACGAGGCTGAAGTCCTCAGATGGAGTGGATCTCCAGCTCTGAGCAGGACGGCGGCAGAGTCGACGAGAACACGCCACAGGAACAGGCTGATGGGCAGAGaggtcaagtaacgaagtacaaatacttcgttaccttacttaagtagaaattttggttatctatacttcactggagtaattattgttcagacgactttttacttttactccttacattttcacgcaattatctgtactttttactccttacatttaaaaaaaaggctcgttactctatttcctttcggcctttaaaataattatccagttaaattgctccatccggatagagtgaatttggttgtggttgtttcagatgttcttgtccagttttgttcttacatccgttccctcagacattccaataaaggttaggataaatgataacatgcctctgaagtttgactttttgcaccattacaataattataggcaactagtcatcatatctgctgctctctgaaacacatgttaatactcaatagtacacatatatggttctttaatatatttgcattatactaagatacattcattttcaatggcttttgtacttaatggcttttttcccccttacattactttacttttatactttaagtagttttgaaaccagtacttttatacttttacttgagtaaaaaacttgagatgatacttcaacttctacaggagtatttttaaactctactatctatacttctacctgagtaatgaatgtgaatactgaagacacctctgctgatGGGTAAAAGTGGGAACATGGTGTCCAGGCTGGGGGGGGTGGTGGCCTTGGGTCAGAGAGAAGCACATGAAACCCTCCGTCACCAGGCTCCCTGCAGCTCCCCATGGAAACATTTACAGTCTGGCAAAAAAGTATtcagtcagccaccaattgtgcaagttctcctacttaaaaagatgagaaaggCCTGTAATTTTAATCATAGTTACACTTCAattatgagagacagaatgggaggaaagaatccaggaaatcacattgtaggattgggagatagatagatagatagatagatagatagatagatagatagatagatagatagatagatagatagatagatagatagatagatagatagatagatagatagatagatagatagatagatagatagatagatagatagatagatagatagatagatagatagatgtaaTCAGATCAACACACTCTGCTggcattaattcattaatgagTTTACATTCCTGTTCCTTGCAAAAACACACAGAGATTTTGAGACAAATGCCTTGTATAGATGaaaatatgatttgaattaGATTTCATAGAGACTTTAAGAGTTTTAAATGATTCAGGCAGCTCTGTTGTCCTGAGATGGAGCGTTCTGGGCAGCAGAACCGCCTGGAACAGTTTTAATGGTAGAAATTCAGCACACTTGATTATTTTAAGGTTCTCTTCTTTGGCTTTTAGTCCCAGTTGAGCAAACtgtgcagcactttggtcgTCAGattagatagatggatggatggatggatggatgatggatggatgatggatggatggatggatagatagatagatagatagatagatcgatccttgcttttctgttttttggagATGTCTTGATCATTTTACGGTTCTCCTGATACCAGATtgattttctttgtcttttagtCCCAGTTGAGCAAACTCTCAGTATTTTATACTGacaagtgggagaacttgcacaactggtgtctgactaaatacttttttgcccctcTGCATGCACAGAGCCCTTCCTCAACATCTACCATAACCCCGGCCCtctgcagtggcgtcaattcagtcaaagcgaAGGtgtggcaaggttacgagtcacagaacttaactacagtatcaatcaacacgtccagcaaatactcatcacagaagtctgctatgtagcttatctgcgTGGTAAGGAAAatgtgaactttttcaaatgcagtctcactcacatcctgctaacataACTATGAAAACTACACTTTAACAACGTGTTGATTACGcgatacgcatccgttttctgcaccacggacagcaagcagcagagttagagagcagaaaaagcgtatctgacaaacgcaatttaactcattcttttcactttattcactatgtcaatgcaacaatatcacagggacatcccagtttaacttcaaacagttaaagtccaaatgaaaaaaaggagagggagggagcagaagagagaaagagagagtaaaaaaagtctaatatttcccttaaacagatttataagagggtagggtgatttgatatcttccCTTAAGATgagcataattaatccatcagtggataacagcctcgttaatagccTGACTCTCACTTTCCCTACCCCGTTCCTTCTCCCTCcgctgctggggcaacattggaccaccttcttttttttgaaaaaaaaacaattgcagGGTtgcctgcttccttttcatttttgtaagttagtgaCACTGTAAAGCTCGCTATAAACGAGATTGACCTAGCGACcgctgtcgtcagggacgctgggacatcacatttcaagatatgaggggggtacaagtgttgggaaagatagtgaaatcgatcatgttgttctgatttgcatttgtagttattttatatgtgttaaataatagaataatcaatacaaatagacacagagtaattccataaatgtatttaaaaacaaacatttacattttcccctgaagccgaggtgtggcggctgccgtaccttgccatacccaattgacgcccccgGGCCCTccgacccccccgcccccccccatcAGGTGACTCCACACGACCTGCAACGGTCCAGAATGAGCCACTGGGCAGAGCGAGCAGAAAAACCTTCAAAACCCACCAACACAGGACTCAGTGAATGAGATCTCAGTGTCGGTGAAATGTGTCATTTCTGGGAGGATCCTGGTCGTCGTTTCCTCACGCCGTCAccttagaacaggggtcggcaacccgcggctctttagcgccgccctggtggctcctggagctttttcaaaaatgttgagcttttttttcctttttttcctttttttctcttttattcttctttttttttctttttttcattttctttctcctttttttcttcctttttcctttttttaatctcgacattttaacttttttctctgaaattttgacttttttctcaacatttcgacttttttctcgagattttacttcaacattaatctcgacatttcgacttttttctcaaaatcttttttctcgacatttcgcctttcgccatttgccttcattctaaggctgatacaagacttttcacttTTTGCGGGTCCATAcatattgttttttgtgtttttggtccaatctggctcttttaacattttgggttgccgacccctgccttagAACATTCACGTGTtttgaaagaaagacaaacaTGAAACGTTGGAGGTTTGTGTTTTTCCTCGAGCAGGCGTGTTTGTGCTCCAgttagaccccccccccccccccccaaacctcCCCGCCCCCCCGGGACGCTCCGCTTTAAAAAGTTGTCACTTGCCGCAAAACCTAATCGACGTTTTTGATAAATCACCTGCGTGCCGTCAACGCTCACGGGgtattaataattattactcCCGATCTGGTGATGGAGTTAGTGACCCGGGGGCCAggagccccccccaccccggagaaggttgggggggggggggcgcccgACACACCCGGGAAAGCAATTTGGGACCGTCGGCGCCCAAAATGCTGCTGCAACCCCTGActgagctgcacacacacacacacacacacacacacacacatacacacacacacacacacacacacacacacacacacacacacacacacacacacacacacacacacacacacacacacacacacaccctccgtGCAGCGTGCTGAGTAGACAGATTCAAACATGCTATCACAGGAGAAAATATGCCCGAACAGCAAATCTAAGCCGTCCCGTTCTtctgaaaacacaacaatatactggcaaacaaacaaacaaacaaacaaatgaggGATGAGTCCCAacagggaggaggaagaggagtctgCATGACTGCTGGCTCCAGAGACGATGTCCACCACCTGGACGTCACCTCCAGGACCCCCATGTGATTCTTCTCTCTGGTCCATcacaagcagtactcgagttgtaaaaagaaatcaggggggatggtggattttatcatatggggacagataatttgtgctgattacaaataatataatatattacaaataatagcagtgaccaaaacacctgcagaaatactgcaggaatgacatagcagcagttaaatgcagccttctgtaagctttaaatatccactgggcttacatcaaatacatcaaaacacaacaataaaaaacacttttctgaacttatcaatatgactctgtccttcacaggataagtaacatggatcactgcaaaaactcacaatcttaacaagaatatttgtcttatttctagttaaaatgtctcattttagtaaaaaaaaaatctcataacacttaaaacaagactcatcactggaaaaaa encodes:
- the mafaa gene encoding transcription factor MafAa; the protein is MAADLAMSAELPSSPLAIEYVNDFDLMKFEVKKEPPEAERYCHRLPSGSLSSTPISTPCSSVPSSPSFCAPSPGAQPGQGGAPPGGGSGGGTSTTSSGNNNHGGSGGKPQLEDLYWIPSYQHHINPEALQLTPEDAVEALIGNAHHHHHHQAYEGFRGQQYVHGEDLSAASGGAHPHPHHHHHGHHHHHHGHGHGHHVRLEDRFSDEQLVSMTVRELNRQLRGFSKEEVIRLKQKRRTLKNRGYAQSCRFKRVQQRHMLETEKCSLQNQVEQLKQDVARLAKERDLYKEKYEKLAGRGFGGGARDPAGKQANPDFFM